Proteins encoded by one window of Halosolutus gelatinilyticus:
- a CDS encoding carbohydrate ABC transporter permease, with product MASTTRQFRRRIADLRLGRYLPLYDRLSEDQRFAYKLLAPGLAMMFLIHFLPIVWGTIISFLGVDSAYVARWYEAPFVGLENYRYVLDPRTVVGGRFWYSIRQTIIFAVGTLVLTYVLGLTAALILNQKFTGRFVARTLLLLPWVAPVVVTLLIWRMMFQQQSGIVNTVLLSAGVINEPIYWLIGDNAIWTLIITHSWTQFPLVMIMLYAGLQSIPDQLYEAAAIDGAGRWARFRYITFPQLKPVSAAIVLLVMLWTMINFTSPFVLLGAQPPKAGQVSILYIYEFAFSNYQFGRGGAMSVVLFVIAMAMALGYYKYLFDDDFKGDGR from the coding sequence ATGGCGAGCACAACGAGACAGTTTCGAAGACGAATAGCCGACCTTCGGCTCGGGAGGTACCTCCCGCTGTACGATCGGCTGTCCGAAGACCAACGCTTCGCGTACAAGCTGTTGGCCCCGGGGCTTGCGATGATGTTTCTCATCCACTTTCTGCCGATCGTCTGGGGGACCATCATCAGCTTCCTGGGCGTCGACTCCGCCTACGTTGCCCGGTGGTACGAGGCCCCGTTCGTCGGACTCGAGAACTATCGCTACGTTCTCGATCCGCGAACCGTCGTCGGCGGTCGGTTCTGGTACTCGATCCGCCAGACGATCATCTTCGCCGTCGGTACGCTGGTGCTGACGTACGTTCTCGGTCTCACGGCGGCGCTGATCCTCAACCAGAAGTTCACGGGGCGGTTCGTGGCGCGGACCCTCCTGTTGCTTCCCTGGGTCGCGCCCGTCGTCGTCACGCTGCTCATCTGGCGGATGATGTTCCAACAACAGAGCGGGATCGTCAACACCGTCTTGCTCTCGGCCGGCGTCATCAACGAACCGATCTACTGGCTGATCGGCGACAACGCCATCTGGACGCTCATCATCACCCACTCCTGGACCCAGTTCCCGCTTGTTATGATCATGCTCTACGCCGGGCTCCAGTCGATCCCCGACCAGCTGTACGAGGCGGCCGCGATCGACGGCGCCGGCCGGTGGGCGCGGTTTCGCTACATCACGTTCCCGCAGTTGAAACCGGTTTCCGCCGCGATCGTGTTGCTGGTGATGCTGTGGACGATGATCAACTTCACGTCGCCGTTCGTCCTCCTCGGCGCGCAGCCGCCGAAGGCCGGCCAGGTCTCGATCCTGTACATCTACGAGTTCGCGTTCTCGAACTACCAGTTCGGTCGCGGCGGGGCGATGAGCGTCGTGCTGTTCGTCATCGCGATGGCGATGGCCCTCGGGTACTACAAGTACCTGTTCGACGACGACTTCAAGGGTGACGGCCGATGA
- a CDS encoding carbohydrate ABC transporter permease, translating to MIPDELRLTESGKDALFRLLSRGVLGCLLLYALFPIYWMVVSSFRTRAEISAADPNLFLFGIDDVPTIVQDPNHLLTVLHYENYLTMWSRFPVLDYFVNSLIIASTTTALALVVGCLGGYAFSRYRFPGKGIVGGALLGTQMIPGILILLPMFLLFIWLQESLSIPILDTYHGIIFVYTTFTVPVAIWMLRGFFDTIPVSTEEAARVDGCSRLQALVRVVLPMAAPGIAATGMFVFLVAFNEVLFASMLARSDVTPFAIGIQSFETQTTVYWGEMMAASTVATAPILVLFILFQKPIVEGLTEGSVKQ from the coding sequence ATGATTCCCGACGAACTGCGGCTGACGGAGTCGGGGAAGGACGCGCTGTTCCGACTCCTCTCGAGGGGCGTTCTCGGGTGTCTGCTCCTGTACGCGCTGTTCCCGATCTACTGGATGGTCGTCTCCAGTTTCCGGACCCGGGCGGAGATCTCCGCCGCCGACCCGAACCTCTTCCTGTTCGGAATCGACGACGTGCCGACGATCGTACAGGATCCAAACCACCTTCTGACGGTGTTGCACTACGAGAACTACCTCACGATGTGGAGTCGGTTTCCCGTCCTCGACTATTTCGTCAACAGCCTCATCATCGCGAGTACGACGACCGCGCTCGCGCTCGTCGTCGGCTGCCTGGGCGGCTACGCGTTCTCCCGATACCGGTTCCCCGGCAAGGGGATCGTCGGCGGAGCGCTGCTCGGAACGCAGATGATTCCGGGGATCCTCATCCTCCTGCCGATGTTCCTGCTGTTCATCTGGCTCCAGGAGAGCCTCTCGATCCCGATCCTCGACACCTACCACGGCATCATCTTCGTCTACACGACGTTTACGGTCCCCGTGGCGATCTGGATGCTCCGCGGCTTCTTCGATACTATCCCCGTCTCCACCGAAGAGGCGGCTCGGGTCGACGGCTGCTCCCGGCTGCAGGCGCTCGTCCGCGTCGTTCTCCCGATGGCGGCGCCCGGAATCGCCGCGACCGGGATGTTCGTCTTCCTCGTCGCCTTCAACGAGGTGCTGTTCGCGTCGATGCTGGCGCGCAGCGACGTGACGCCCTTCGCGATCGGCATCCAGAGCTTCGAGACGCAGACGACGGTCTACTGGGGGGAGATGATGGCCGCCTCGACGGTCGCGACGGCGCCGATCCTCGTGCTGTTCATCCTGTTCCAGAAACCGATCGTGGAAGGGCTGACCGAAGGAAGCGTCAAACAGTAG
- a CDS encoding ABC transporter ATP-binding protein — MSRVNIDNLIKEYDSPGGSIVAVNDLTLSIDDGEFVVFVGPSGCGKSTTLRCIAGLETVTAGSIRFGDEDVTDRKPKERDIAMVFQNYALYPHMTARENMAFGLKMSTDLSEHERAERVEETAEMMGIEELLDDRPKALSGGQQQRVALGRAIVRDPEVFLMDEPLSNLDAKLRAQMRTELQQLQKELDVTTVYVTHDQTEAMTMGDRIVVLNDGELQQVGTPLECYHRPANRFVAGFLGSPPMNFLEVTADTENGTLEHPAFTLPMPESVADDADEPNLVLGIRPEHLSLTDTPETHADPDCLVETDVTVTEPMGDVTNVYLDVGGDSVTVTTGGYAGAGPGDQLYVHVPTAKMHLFDAASGAALKHSDEPIDSAAVPETGGHAETA, encoded by the coding sequence ATGAGTCGTGTCAACATAGATAATTTGATCAAGGAGTACGACTCCCCCGGCGGTTCGATCGTCGCGGTCAACGATCTGACCCTCTCCATCGACGACGGCGAGTTCGTCGTCTTCGTCGGGCCGTCGGGCTGCGGCAAATCGACTACACTGCGGTGTATCGCCGGGCTCGAGACGGTGACCGCGGGGTCGATCCGGTTCGGGGACGAGGACGTGACGGACCGGAAGCCGAAGGAACGGGACATCGCGATGGTGTTCCAGAACTACGCGCTGTACCCCCACATGACCGCCCGGGAGAACATGGCGTTCGGGCTGAAGATGTCGACGGACCTCTCCGAGCACGAGAGAGCCGAGCGCGTCGAGGAGACCGCCGAGATGATGGGGATCGAAGAGCTGTTGGACGACAGACCGAAGGCGCTCTCGGGCGGGCAACAACAGCGGGTCGCGCTCGGCCGGGCGATCGTTCGCGATCCGGAGGTCTTCCTCATGGACGAGCCGCTGTCGAACCTCGACGCGAAGCTTCGCGCGCAGATGCGCACCGAACTGCAGCAGTTGCAGAAGGAACTCGACGTGACGACGGTGTACGTCACCCACGATCAGACGGAAGCGATGACGATGGGCGATCGGATCGTCGTCCTGAACGACGGCGAACTCCAGCAGGTCGGCACGCCGCTCGAGTGTTACCACCGGCCGGCAAACCGGTTCGTCGCGGGGTTCCTCGGCTCGCCGCCGATGAACTTCCTCGAGGTCACGGCCGACACCGAAAACGGGACGCTCGAGCATCCGGCGTTCACGCTGCCGATGCCCGAGTCGGTCGCGGACGACGCCGACGAGCCGAACCTCGTCCTCGGGATCCGACCGGAACACCTCTCGCTGACGGACACGCCCGAGACGCACGCGGATCCGGACTGTCTGGTCGAAACGGACGTCACCGTCACGGAGCCGATGGGCGACGTGACGAACGTGTACCTCGACGTGGGCGGCGATTCGGTCACGGTCACGACCGGCGGATACGCGGGTGCCGGCCCCGGGGATCAGCTGTACGTGCACGTCCCGACGGCGAAGATGCACCTGTTCGATGCCGCGTCCGGAGCGGCGCTCAAACACAGCGACGAACCGATCGACTCGGCCGCCGTCCCGGAGACCGGCGGCCACGCGGAAACGGCCTGA